One genomic segment of Bifidobacterium breve DSM 20213 = JCM 1192 includes these proteins:
- the hpf gene encoding ribosome hibernation-promoting factor, HPF/YfiA family — translation MEIVVTGRHTQIKQRFRDVVETKMNRVTAIAPDAQRAQIVLTHEGNPRQADTAKRVEITVIAGRTVVRAEASSTDEFSALDMALDKLTLRLRRTRDRRKDHRRGYANPVPVDLGVIAPEPEPEELEGEPNNSPQAAVASDLGPGESVEVQVGDTPIVIRRKLHIAEPMSIDEALYEMELIGHDFFLFVNKETGRPSVVYHRHGWSYGVFEIDTPENVKKD, via the coding sequence ATGGAAATCGTCGTTACTGGACGTCACACGCAGATCAAGCAAAGGTTCCGTGATGTCGTCGAGACCAAGATGAATCGTGTGACCGCTATCGCCCCGGATGCGCAGCGTGCGCAGATTGTTTTGACTCATGAGGGCAACCCGCGTCAGGCCGATACCGCCAAGCGCGTGGAAATCACCGTTATCGCCGGACGCACTGTGGTCCGCGCCGAGGCTTCCAGCACTGACGAGTTCAGTGCACTGGACATGGCGCTTGATAAGCTGACGCTGCGTCTGCGCCGCACCCGTGATCGCCGCAAGGATCACCGTCGCGGCTACGCGAACCCGGTGCCGGTGGATCTGGGCGTTATCGCCCCGGAGCCGGAGCCAGAGGAGCTGGAGGGGGAGCCGAACAACAGTCCGCAGGCTGCAGTGGCTTCCGATCTTGGCCCGGGCGAGTCTGTGGAAGTCCAGGTTGGGGATACGCCGATTGTCATCCGTCGCAAGCTGCACATCGCCGAGCCCATGAGCATCGACGAGGCGCTGTACGAGATGGAACTGATCGGACACGACTTCTTCCTGTTCGTGAACAAGGAGACCGGACGTCCGTCCGTCGTCTACCACCGTCACGGCTGGAGCTATGGCGTGTTCGAGATCGACACTCCGGAAAACGTCAAGAAGGACTGA
- a CDS encoding regulatory protein RecX, which translates to MISAEAFLQRNPVALEERCRAEQGERNVDAESSHRFARRGMGAVADDSNDADACREAALRLLDAAPRSSGALRERLLGKGYDEEIVNEVIERLIRVQLIDDRAYAESAVRYCAGRMMGRRGAVMELARKGVDRWLAEQVCGEAEQQGVFEDAAWELGRRVARRTRGLDRQVRQRRFWSAGGRKGHSPETLRRVAAELLS; encoded by the coding sequence ATGATTAGTGCAGAAGCGTTCCTTCAGCGCAATCCCGTTGCGTTGGAGGAACGATGCCGTGCCGAACAGGGCGAAAGAAACGTCGATGCGGAGTCGTCCCATCGATTCGCTCGGCGAGGTATGGGCGCGGTTGCCGATGATTCCAACGATGCAGATGCCTGCCGTGAGGCGGCGTTGCGTCTCTTGGATGCGGCTCCGCGCTCGTCCGGTGCGCTGCGTGAACGACTGCTTGGCAAAGGGTATGACGAAGAAATCGTTAATGAGGTCATTGAACGCCTCATCCGTGTGCAACTGATCGATGATCGTGCCTATGCGGAATCGGCGGTGCGCTACTGTGCCGGCCGCATGATGGGCAGGCGCGGTGCGGTGATGGAGCTCGCCCGTAAAGGCGTGGATCGCTGGCTCGCCGAGCAGGTGTGCGGTGAGGCCGAACAACAAGGCGTATTCGAAGATGCCGCATGGGAATTGGGGCGTCGAGTGGCCCGCAGAACACGTGGACTTGATCGGCAGGTGCGTCAGCGCCGGTTCTGGTCCGCGGGCGGGCGCAAAGGGCACAGCCCCGAAACCCTACGCCGCGTCGCCGCCGAATTACTGTCGTAA
- the recA gene encoding recombinase RecA — translation MALETKPAQDPATETKHELDPKRKAALDTALAQVEKSFGKGSAMRLGDQPVQNVEVIPTGSLALDMALGIGGLPKGRIVEIYGPESSGKTTLALHVVANAQKKGGVAAYIDAEHALDPAYARKLGVDTDSLIVSQPDNGEQALEIADMLIRSGALDVIVIDSVAALVPKAEIEGEMGDSHVGLQARLMSQALRKMTGALAQAGTTAIFINQLREKIGVFFGNPETTTGGKALKFYASVRLDIRRIQTLKNGDEAVGNRTRVKVVKNKMAPPFKSAEFDMLYGEGISREGSVIDMAQQVGVVKKSGSWFTYEGDQLGQGREKVRQFLKDNPAITEEIENKVKAEFGLIGSADQFAEDEDAAAAAAVSEAAAADAAKDTKATAAPAAKSSRAKARS, via the coding sequence ATGGCACTTGAGACCAAGCCGGCCCAAGATCCGGCAACCGAGACCAAGCACGAGCTCGATCCCAAGCGCAAGGCGGCGCTGGACACTGCTTTGGCGCAGGTCGAAAAAAGCTTCGGCAAGGGCTCGGCCATGCGCCTCGGCGATCAGCCCGTGCAAAATGTCGAAGTAATCCCTACCGGTTCGCTCGCGCTCGACATGGCGTTGGGCATTGGCGGCCTGCCGAAGGGCCGCATCGTGGAAATCTATGGTCCCGAATCGTCCGGTAAAACCACGCTTGCCCTGCATGTGGTGGCCAATGCCCAGAAGAAGGGTGGCGTGGCCGCATACATTGACGCCGAGCACGCGCTCGATCCGGCCTATGCTCGCAAACTTGGCGTGGACACTGATTCGCTTATCGTTTCTCAGCCGGACAACGGCGAACAGGCTCTTGAGATTGCAGACATGCTGATTCGTTCTGGCGCGCTTGATGTCATCGTTATCGATTCGGTGGCGGCTCTGGTGCCAAAGGCCGAGATCGAAGGCGAGATGGGAGACAGCCACGTCGGTTTGCAGGCCCGACTCATGAGCCAGGCTCTGCGCAAGATGACCGGTGCCTTGGCCCAAGCAGGTACCACCGCCATCTTCATCAACCAGCTACGCGAAAAGATCGGCGTGTTCTTCGGTAATCCCGAAACCACTACCGGTGGCAAGGCTCTGAAGTTCTATGCCTCTGTGCGTCTTGACATTCGCCGTATCCAGACCTTGAAGAACGGTGATGAAGCGGTGGGCAACCGTACGCGCGTCAAGGTGGTCAAGAACAAGATGGCCCCGCCCTTCAAGTCCGCCGAATTCGACATGCTTTACGGCGAAGGTATCTCCCGCGAAGGTTCGGTCATCGACATGGCCCAACAGGTCGGCGTGGTCAAGAAGTCCGGCTCGTGGTTCACCTATGAGGGCGACCAGCTTGGTCAGGGTCGAGAGAAGGTTCGTCAGTTCCTCAAGGACAACCCGGCCATCACCGAAGAGATTGAAAACAAGGTCAAGGCAGAATTTGGTTTGATCGGTTCCGCCGATCAGTTTGCCGAAGACGAAGACGCTGCTGCAGCTGCCGCAGTCAGCGAGGCCGCTGCGGCCGATGCCGCCAAGGACACCAAGGCCACTGCAGCGCCTGCCGCCAAGTCGTCTCGCGCCAAGGCCCGATCATGA
- a CDS encoding DUF3046 domain-containing protein → MREREFWELLEEVFGRSYGRSLARDQRMPQLANMTVLEALDAGEEPRVIWNVLCDQMEIPDSKRWGRDHNAPPLPAA, encoded by the coding sequence ATGCGTGAACGGGAATTTTGGGAGCTGCTTGAAGAAGTGTTCGGTCGTAGCTATGGCCGGTCTCTGGCCCGGGATCAGCGTATGCCGCAGCTGGCGAATATGACCGTTCTTGAGGCTTTGGACGCGGGGGAGGAGCCTCGCGTGATTTGGAACGTGCTCTGCGATCAGATGGAGATTCCTGATTCCAAGCGTTGGGGCCGTGACCATAACGCGCCGCCGCTGCCCGCTGCGTAG